The nucleotide sequence ATTCCAGTGTTTTCCCTCAAATTCATAAAAGTGCAAGTGATGTGTACCCGCTCTCCGCTGGCCTTTTCTAAAAAAACGTCTTTGAGGAAATTCTTTATGGTGAACAAATTCATAATGAATTTGTTTTAAAGGTTCAATAAATTCACTGACTGTCTCCAGATTATTTACTCCAGCAGCAATATCTATGACAGGTTTTGCTCCAAGGCCCTCAACGGCTGTACTTCCTATATGTTCAATGGATTGAACCCTGTCCCTTAGAATATCGTTAAGCTTTTTCTTTTCTTGTTCGAATTGTCTCGACCAATTCATGCTGTATTCTTCTATAATAATGGCTTTATACACGTTTTTACTCCTTGATTGGGCAAC is from Bacillus sp. FSL H8-0547 and encodes:
- a CDS encoding GrpB family protein — its product is MYKAIIIEEYSMNWSRQFEQEKKKLNDILRDRVQSIEHIGSTAVEGLGAKPVIDIAAGVNNLETVSEFIEPLKQIHYEFVHHKEFPQRRFFRKGQRRAGTHHLHFYEFEGKHWNNQLLFRDYLRKNPDEARTYHHLKVYLAKKYRFDRIAYTENKASFIQKILQKARPSEI